The sequence CACCCGCAGCCGTTCGTCGCCGAAAACCTGCCTCACGGCGCCGAACCAGGGTGAATTCCCATTCCCCGCGGCCGGGCGCCGCAGCACCAGCACCCGCACGGCGACGGCGGCGACCAGGAACGTCAGCGCGTCGATCGCCAGCGCCCACGACGTCCCGATGCCGGTGACCAGCAGCCCGCCCGCGGCGAGGCCGGCCAGCATGGCCGTGTTGTTCGTGATCCCGCGCAGGTCCTGGCTCTGCAGGTAGACGTCGTCGTCGGTGAAGATCTCCCGGCCGAGCGCGTTCTGCGCCGCGTTGCACGGCGCGTTCGCCAGCCGGGCGAAGACGAACAGCACGAACAGCCAGCCCATCGGCATCCCGGGCACGGCCATCAGCCCGATCAGCACGGCCTGCGCGAGCGAGCCGGTCACCAGCACCGCGCGGCGCGGGAACCGGTCGGCGAGCTGGGAGAGGCCGAGCCCGCCGGCGAGCGCGGGCAGGAACGTCAGCGAGTAGACGACGGCCGACAGCAGCGGCGAGCCGGTCCGGTCGAAGATCAGGATGGCGAGGGCGACGATGGTCAGCTGGTCGCCGAGCATCGACTGGGTTTCGGCGAACCACAGCGCGCGGAACTCGCGGTTGGCCAGGACGGCCCGCAACCGCGGTGTCGCGCGCGTCGTCACCTCGTAACCACCGTCCCCCGATCGAGTGAATATGGATCGTCCGCATTGTGCCTCGCCAGTGACGACCCCGTCCGGGGGTGTCACCGCTGACCTCCCGGAAGCACTAACAGTATGGCGCCGACTACGCGCCGATGTCCTCGGAACGCGCGTCACTCACCCCGTCGAGGGGCCGCCGGGTCACGCACCGCAGAGGCGGCAGACGGTGACTGTGACCGGCCCGCGGGTACCTCCGGACTGATCGAACCGGTTTCGCTCGGCGCAGGGCGGCCGCCGCTCGTCGTCGGGGCGCTGCCCCGCTGGGCCGGATGGGCCAAGACTGGACTCAGAGCCGGCCGGGGTGGACGGGACGCGCGCCGCCGGCGCGGCAGAGCGGGGAGTGGACGATGGACGGGTTGATGCAGGGCAAGGCGGTCGTGGTGACCGGCGCCGGCCGGGGTCTCGGCGAGGCGTTCGCGGTGCACGTCGCCCGTGCGGGCGGCGCGGTGGTCGTCAACGACGTCGACGCCGAACTGGCCGAGCGGACCGCGGAGAACATCCGCGCGCACGGCGGCCGGGCCGTCGCCAGCGGCCACAGCGTCGCCGACGCCGGGCAGGCGCAGGAGATCGTGGATCTGTGCGTCAAGGAGTTCGGCGGGATCGACGGGCTGGTCAACAACGCCGGGCTGAACTACGAGGCGCTGCCCTGGGAGGACGACGCCGAGCAGGCCCGCGAGCTCGTCGCCGTCAACGTCATGGGCGTGGTGAACACCGGGCTGGCCGCGATCAAGGCGATGGTCGACGCGGGCACCGGCGGCTCGATCGTCAACATCTCGTCGGGCGCCTCGCTCGGCCAGCGCAAGCTCGGCGTGTACGCGGCGAGCAAGGGCGCGGTCGCGTCGCTGACCTACTCGTGGGCGCTCGACCTCGAAGATCAGGGCATCCGCGTCAACGCCGTCTGCCCGCTCGCGCACACGCGGATGGTGTGGAAGTCCGAGCGCTCGCTGCGCGCCTGCCCGCCGGACCGCACACCGGCCCGGATCGCCCCGGTCGTGCTGTTCCTGCTCGGCGAGGGCTCGCACGGGATCACCGGCCAGATGATCCGGTGCAACGGCCCGCAGCTGCACGTCATGGGCCAGCCGTTCCTCAAGCAGCCGATCCTGGAGCGACCGGTGTGGGACACCGAGACCGTGCAGAAGGCGTTCGACGAGGTGTTCTCCGCCCACTTGGAGAACTACGGCCTGGAGAAGCGGGTGCCGCCGCGGCTCCGCAAGTGGACCGACACTTCGCCCCGAACCGCCTGACCACTTTGCTTCGCAAAGCAGAGCTTTCCCTAGGAAAGATGCGTCCGAGGGGCACTCAGACGCATCTTTCTCAGCGAAAGTGGCGGGTTGGTCAGGCGCCGGCGGCGGGTTCAGGGTCGCGGGTTGCCGCGTACAGGGCCTCGATGTTCGTCGAGTAGCGGTCGTTGATGACCCGGCGCTTGAGCTTGAGCGTCGGGGTCAGCTCGCCGGACTCGGGGGTCCACGCCTTCGGGAGCACGTGGTAGCGCTTGATCTGCTCGATCCGGGCCAGCCGGCTGTTCGCCGACTCGACCGCGCGCTCCAGTTCCGCGCGGACGGCCGGGTGCGAAGCCAGCTCCTCCGGGGTGGCCTCGACGCCGTTCGCCGCGGCCCAGCCGGGGGCGATCTCGTCGTCGAGGACGATCAGGGCCGTCACGTACGGGCGGTCGTCGCCGATCGCGACCGCCTGGCCGATCAGGGGGTGCTCCTTGAGGAGGCCCTCGATCCTCGTCGGCGCGATGTTCTTGCCACTCGAGGTGATGATCAGTTCCTTCTTGCGGTCGGTGATCGTCACGAAGCCGTCTTCGTCGATCGTGCCGATGTCGCCGGTCGCGTACCAGCCGTCGGCGTCGGTCGCGTCCTGGATCGTCCCGTCCTCCTGCAGGTAGCCGAGGAAGACGATCGGGCCGCGGACCAGCAGCTCGCCGTCTTCGGCGACCTTCACCTCGACGCCTTCGAGCGGCTTGCCGACCGACCCCGCCCGGAAGGCCGTCGCCGAGTTCGACGTCGCCGCGCCGGTGGTTTCCGACAGGCCCCAGACCTCGCAGATCTCGACGCCGAGGCCGGCCAGGAAGTAGATGATCTCCACCGGGAGGGCGGCCGCGCCGCTGGAGGCGACCAGCAGCTTGTCGAGGCCGAGCAGGCCGCGCACCGGCGCCAGCGCGGCTTCGTCGGTCTGCCGGATCTTCTCGGCGAGCTCGGGCGGCACCTCCTGGCCGGCACTGCGCAGCTTGTAGCCCTGCTGCAGCAGCTCGTTCGCCTGCAGCAACGCCGTGCGCCGGTCTTCGGGGACGCTGCCGAGCATGTTCTTGAGCCCGGCGACCATCTTTTCCCACACGCGCGGGACGCCGAAGAAGCTCTGCGGGTGCACCTGGCCGAGCGCGCCGGCGACCGCGGTCGGGTCGGCGAGGGTGTGCACGTGGCCGGCCCACACGATCGGCAGGTAGACCGACAGCTCGCGCTCGGCGATGTGCGCGAGCGGCAGGTACGCGATGTTGGTCGCGTGCATCGGCGGGTGGTGCAGCTCGGTGACCGCGTACGCCTGGTGGATCGCGTTGCGGTGCGACAGCACGACGCCCTTCGGGTCGCCGGTGGTGCCCGAGGTGTAGATCATCGACAGCGGGTCGTCCGGCTTGATGCCCTGCCACGACCGCTCGAACGCCTCCGGGTCGGCGGCAAGCGCTTCCCGGCCCCACGTCCGGACGTCGGCGAGCGAGACGAACCGGCCGTCGTTTTCGGGGATCGCGGCTTCGTCCATCACGACGACGCGGCGCAGCGCCGGCAGGTCGTCGAGCACCGGGCGCCAGCGCGCCAGCTCGTCCTCACCGCCGAGCACGACGACCGGCGCCGCGCTGTGCCGCGCGACGAACCGGATCTGCTCCGGGCTGAGCGTGGCGTAGGCGGTGCACGGGATCGCGGACAGGTGCGTCGCGGCGAGGTCGGCGATGATGTGGTCGGGACAGCCGGGCGCCATGATCAGCATGCGGTCGCCCGCGTCGAGGCCGAGGCCCGCCAGCCCGCGGGAGACCTCCGCGATCGCCGTGCGGAACTCCAGCCAGCTCAGCGTCGGCCGGCCTTCGATGTCGAGCGAGGTGATCGCCGGCAGGTCCGGGTATTCGGCCGCGTTGCGGTGCAACAACCGCGGGATCGTCTGGCCTTCGGTCTGCTCGGCGACGGACGGGGTGGTCAACGCTGGCCTCCTCGGAGCTCCGGATGGCCACACTGTAGGGGCTCCCGGCCGAGGTGGATAGAGAATCGCGGCCACGACAACCGTCCCCATCGAAACGGACATCCCGGTCAGGCGCCCACAACCGTCCACTGTGTACACGGGCGGGCGCGCGCGATCCGCGCTTCAATGGGAGGACCACGGACTCCAGGGGGAAGCGATGACGCGGTCCGCTCGTGAACTGCTCGACAGGATCCAGGCCGAACTCGCGCCGCGCGACGCCGACAACCGGCTCGTCCCGCTGATCGCCTCGGGCCGCGCGCCGCGCGCGGTGTTCGCCGCGCTCGCCGCCGAAGAAAAGTTGATCACGCTCAGCGACTGGCGGAGCTTCCACGCGCTCGCCGCCCGCGCCGACGAGCCGAATGCGCGCGCCTTCTTCGGCGGCCTCGCGCCGGGGGAGCAGCAGGCGAACGGGATGCTGGACGCGTTGCTCACGGCGACTGGTCCGGACCACGGGAAGGAATTCCCGCGCGCGGGCTGCCAGGCGTACCCGGCGTACGTCGCGTGGCTCGCGCTGAACGGCGAATCGGCGGCCGCCGTGGCGGGGATCTTCGCGAACTTCGCCGCCTTCGGCCGGTACTGCCGGGACGTCGCCACCGCGATGCGCGCGCACTACGGCTTCACCGACACCGAGTGCGCGTTCTTCGACTTTTTCGCCGCGGACGTTCCGGAAATCGAAGAACAAGCGCTCGCGGCGATCCAGGCCGGCCTCGACGCGCACCGGCTCGACAAGGCCGAGGCCCGGCGCTACGCGCGGCTGTTCCAGAGTTACGAACTGCTCTTCTGGAACACCCTCGCCGACGAGTTCCCGGGCTGACCGCTCGCGGAACCGGTACCGGCGCCACGGGGTGTGTTCGCGCGAGCGCGAATGCGGAATGGCGGAAATTCCGGCGCGCCACCCGGGGAATCCGTGGCAGTCTTCGCGAACGCCGCGCATTTCCGCTTTGCGGAAGCCGTCTCGGCCGGACGACGTGGTGGCGGGCGGCCCGCACCGCGGCTCCGTGACCTTTCTCACCGAACCATCCGTCGGTTTCGTACGTAGCGGCCCCGCCGGCGGTCGGCGCGCGAACCGCAACCGGTACCAGCGTGCATCCCTGCCGTGGAACGGAAGTCGACCTGGGACGAACGTCACGACTTTAGGTGGTGGACTTTCCAAGCGCAGGCAACAAGTGTGGAGGGGTCACCGTTCCAAGATCACGTTCTCGCCACGGACTTGACGCGCCCTGAGCGGCTGCATACCGTCGTCGCGGGCGAAGCAGACCACGGTGATGTTGATCCGGCTGGTCGGAATCCGGGTGTTGACCGCCTCGGGCGACCCGAAACCATGTACTGCCGGAAGGAAAACGGACCCAGGTGAAGCAGATTTCTCTTCGACGCAACCGGGGATCCTCGATTCGGAAGCGCGTCCTCACGATCGCGCTCATCCCCAGTGTGGCCTTGCTGCTGGTCGGGGTGGCCCTCGCCGGCTACCTCATCTACGACGCGGTCACCGCACGCGACTACACCACGCGGATCCGGAATTCGGAAGCCCCGGCGATCCCGTTCTTCGCCGCGCTCCAGCAGGAGCGCCAGGCGACGCTGAGCCTCCTCGCCGGACAGGGCAACCAGCGGGCCGTGCTCGCGGCCGTCCGCCCGAAGGTCGACGCGACCGCCGCGAAGGAGATCGAGAACCTCCGGGACAACTTCGCGGACTACAACGACACGCCGCCGAGCGTCCAGAAGAACATCGCCACGTTCTTCGGCGTCTTCCAGCAGCTGCCGCAGACGCGCCAGGCGGTCGACAGCGGCCAGATCCAGATCAGCCAGGCCTTCGCCTTCTACAACAAGATGCTCGACCAGTTCACCGACGGCGTGGCCGGGCTGGCGCAGAACGCCCGTGGCGCGCAGAACGCGTTCGACCGGCTGACCGCCATCCCGCTGTTCACCGCGGCCGACGCGATGCAGCGCAGTGACGCGCTCGCGGCCGCCGGGCTCGCCGCGGGCGGGCTGACGAACGACGACTTCCGCGCCTACGTCGGCCAGGTCGGTGCCTACCACGCCCAGCTCGACGCCTCGGCGCCGAAGATGATCCCCGAGGTCAAGGCCAAGTACGACCAGCTGCTGGCCAGCCAGCCGTGGCAGACGGTGACCCAGGTCGAAACCGCTTTCCTGCGCGGTGACCTGACGAAGCTGCCGGTGGCGCAGGACCAGTGGCGCACCGCCGCCCGCCAGGTCGGCGACGCGCTGATGGGCATCTTCGTCGCGCAGAGCTCGAACGCGAGCCAGGCCGCCATCGAGGACGCCGATTCGACGTTCACCGAGTCGCTGATCGCCGGCGTGATCGCCGTCCTGTTCGCGGTCTTCGTGGTGTTCGTCGCCGTCCGGCTGTCCAACCGGCTCATCGGCCGGCTGCACCGGCTGCGCGAGGACACCCTCGACGCGGCCGAGGTCCGGTTGCCCGAGCTGGTCGCCCGGGTCCAGGCCGGCGAGCCGGTCGACCTCGAAGAGGGCGGTCACTTCCTCGACCACGGCACCGACGAGATCGGCCAGGTCGCCGACGCGTTCAACAAGGCGCAGCAGACCGCCATCGCGGCCGCCATCGACGAGGCGAAGATCAAGGAGGGCACCAAGACGGTGTTCCTCAACATCGCCCACCGCAGCCAGGTCATCGTGCACCGCCAGCTCAAGGTGCTCGACCAGGCCGAGCGCAAGCAGGAGGACCCGGAGCAGCTGGACACCCTGTTCCAGCTCGACCACCTCTCCACCCGCGCCCGCCGCAACGCCGAAAACCTGATCATCCTCGGCGGCGGGCAGCCGGGCCGGCAGTGGCGCAACCCGGTCGGGCTGGCCGAGCTGGTCCGCGGCGCGTCCGCCGAGACCGAGGACTTCGCCAGGGTCAAGACGGCGGCGCTGCCGCAGATCGCCATCCGCGGCCCCGTCGTCGGCGACCTCGTGCACCTGCTCGCCGAGCTGATCGACAACGCGACGTCGTTCTCGCCGCCGCAGTCGCGAGTCGAGATCCGCGGCAACGTGGTCGGCAAGGGTGTCGTGATCGAGGTCGAAGACCAGGGCCTCGGGCTCGAGCCGGACCAGACCGAAGAGATCAACGGCATGCTGGCCGACCCGCCGGACTTCGGGATCATGGCGCTTTCGGACGAGCCGCGCCTGGGCCTGTTCGTGGTCGCGCGGCTGGCCGCCCGCCACGGCATCCAGGTGCACCTGCGCGAGTCCGCGTACGGCGGCACCCGGGCCATCGTCCTCGTGCGCACCGACCTGCTGGCCCCGCTCGCCGAGTCCGAGCCGGAGCAGCCGATCACCCCGCCGAAGCCGGAGCTCGTCCCGAACCCGGTCGAGCCGGAGCAGGGCAACGACGAGGTCGCGCCGCTCAAGCGGCCGCAGCGCCGCCCGGCCCGGCACCGCACCGAGCCGCCCGCCGCGGCCCCGGTGACGCCGCCGGCCCAGCCCGTCGTGGTGCCGCCGGCCGCCCCGGCCCAGCCGCCGTCCGTGCCGACGCCGGTCCCGGTCGGGTCCGTCTCGGAGCCGGTGAGCCAGCCGACCCAGGCGCAGCCGGTGGTCCCGGTCCGCCCGCCGTCCCCGCCGAACCGGACCTCGCGCCCGGCCCGCCCGGCCGCGCAGCAGCCGGCATGGCCGCCGCAGGAGCCGCGGGCCGCGGTGCCCGAAGGACGGCCGCAGCAGCCGCGCCGCCCGGAGGCGCCCGGCCGCCCGCCGCTGCCCCAACGGCGACGCCAGCAGAACCTCGTGCCGCAGTTGCGGGAAGATAAGCCCGCACAGGAACGCGAAGAGGTGCGGCTGGACTCCCCGGAGGCCGCCCGCAGCAGGCTCTCCGCTTTCCAGCAGGGCACCCGGCGGGCCCGTGACGAAGAGTTTCCCGAGAACGACGACAGGTACGGAGAGCGCGAGTAATGGTCAACTCAGGCGCCCACGAGCTCGACTGGCTGCTGGACGACCTCGTCAAACGGGTCGCCGGGGCGGACCGGGCGGTGGTCCTGTCCTCGGACGGCCTGCTGATCGGCCGATCGGGAAACCTCTCCGAGGAGGACGCCGAACACCTGTCCGCCGTCGCTTCGGCCTTCCAGAGCCTCGCGCGCGGGACCGGGCGGCACTTCGGCGGTGGCAACGTCCGCCAGACGATGGTCGAGATGGACCACGCGTTCCTGTTCGTGACGGCGGCCGGGCGGGGCGCCTGCCTGGCCCTGCTCGCCCGCGAGGACGCGGACATGGGCCTCGTCGCGTACGAGATGAACTTGATGGTGAAGCGGGTCGGGCAGGTACTCACCTCGGCCCCGCGGGCCGGCGTCCAGCCCACGTCGCCGTGAGCGCGCGGCACGAGGCCTGGTTCGACGACGAGGCCGGACCCCTGGTCCGGTCCTACGCGGTCACGGGCGGCCGCACCCGGTCGGACACGCTCGGGCTCGACCTCATCACGCTCGTCGTCGCCCTGCGCACCGCGCACGAAGCGGGCATGCTCGAACCGGAGTACGCGCGCATCATCGCCTTGTGCCAGCGGCCGGTCTCGGTGGCCGAGGTGGCCGCCCGGGTCGACCTCCCGCTGCCCGTGGTGAAGGTGATGCTGAGCGACCTCATCGAGCAGAACCTGGTGCTGTTCCGTACCGCGGCACCGGTCCAGGAAACCCCCAACCGACACGTATTGCAGGCGGTCCTTGATGGCATCCGGAAACTCTGACCCCCGGCGGAACCTGACCGCGACCGCGGTCAAGGTACTCATCGCCGGCGGGTTCGGGGTCGGCAAGACCACGATGGTCGGTTCGGTGAGCGAAGTGCCGCCGCTGCGGACCGAAGAGGTCATCACGACCGCGTCCGAGGGGGTCGACGACCTGTCGGGCGTCGAGCAGAAGACCACGACCACGGTCGCGCTCGACTTCGGCCGCATCACGATCAACCCGGACCTCATCCTGTACCTGTTCGGCACGCCGGGCCAGGACCGCTTCTGGTTCATGTGGGACGAACTGGCCGAAGGGGCGCTCGGCGCCGTCGTGCTGGCCGACACCCGGCGCCTCGACAGCTGCTTCGCGGCGGTGGACTTCTTCGAGCGCCGCAACCTGCCGTTCGTCGTCGGCGTGAACTGCTTCGACGGCGCGTACCGCTACGGGACCGAGGAGGTCCGGCAGGCGCTCGACGTCGGCATGGACGTCCCGCTGCTGCTGTGCGACGCCCGTGAGCGCGAGTCGACGAAGCAGGTGCTGACCAGCCTGATGGAACACGTGATGGCGCGGTCCGATCTCGCAGCCGCCCAGGGTGGCTACTGAACCGGACCGCGCCTGTACGGGTTCAGCGGCGGCGCTTGACGAGCGTGTCCAGGGCGAACCGGCCCGGGCCGATCGCGGCGAACAGCAGGAAGATCCACGCGTAGACCGCGGCGGGCTCGCCCGTGTTCTGCAGCGGCAGCAGGCCCATCGGGGCGTGCACGGTGAAGTAGGCGTAGGCCATCACGCCGGAGAGCAGGATCGCGGCCGGCCTGCTGGCGAGCCCGACGAGCAGCAGCAGGGCGCCCACGAGCTCGAAGACGCTGCCCCACCAGCCGGGGAACGAGCCGAACGGGACGCCGCCGCCCTGGCCGTCGATGCCACCGAAGAAGCCGAATCCCTGCAAGCCGTGGAAGCCGAACAGGAACGAGATCACGATCCGGCTCGCGCCGGTGACGATGCCGGCGACCTGGGTCTTCTTGGCGGCGGTGGTCTGGGTTTCGCGGGCGATGGTGGTGGTCATTGCGGGGTTCCTTCCCTGGGTTCTTCCTTGCCTTCTGCCTACGCGTCGAGTGGCTTCTCCCCGGATCGACAACCCCGGCGGATTTTTTTCCGCGGGTTTGGGCAGACTGGGCGGATGGCGGGCAAACGCAGTGCCGGGCTCCTGCTCCACCGCGGGCGGGGCGAGGCCCTCGAAGTGCTTCTCGGGCACATGGGCGGGCCGTTCTGGGCGAAGAAGGACGCGGCGGCGTGGTCGCTGCCGAAGGGCGAGCTGGAGCCGGACGAGGAGCCGGAGGCCGCGGCGCGGCGCGAGTTCGCGGAGGAGCTGGGCTTGCCGGCGCCGTCCGGCGAGTACGTCCCGCTCGGCGAGGTGAAGCAGTCGGGCGGCAAGGTCGTCACGGCGTGGGCGGTGGCCGGCGACCTCGACCCGGCGGCGGTGGTGCCGGGGACGTTCACCATGGAGTGGCCGCCGCGCTCGGGCCGGCAGCAGGAGTTCCCCGAGGTGGACCGGGTCGCGTGGTTTTCGCTGGCGGAGGCCCGGGAGAAGCTGGTGAAGGGCCAGCTGCCGTTCCTGGACCGGCTGCTGGCGTCAGTCGCCGAGTAGCGCCTCGAGCGGTTTCGCGGCGAAGGACGGCAGCACGACGTCGGCCTGCCCGAAGTCGAGGCTCTCGGTGATGGCGTTCGGCACGGCGACGCACGTCAGTCCGGCGGCCTTGGCCGCGGTGACCCCGTGCGGGGTGTCCTCGAAGGCGATGGTCTCACTCGCGGTTGTTTCGAGGGCGGCCAGCGCGGCGAGGTAGAGGTCGGGGTCGGGCTTGGCCTTGTGCCGGTCCCCGGTGAGGACGGCGTCGAAGTACCGCGCGATGCCGAGCCGTTCGAGGTGCGGGTTCACCCAGGCCCCGGACGAGCTGGAGGCGACGGCGAGCTTGAGGCCGTGCTCCTTGGCGGTCTCGAGGTAGGTCTCGACGCCTTCGCGGGGGCCGAGGCTCTCGAGGAGCTCGTAGACCCGGGCCTTGGACTTCGGGCGCAGCGCTTCGGGGTCGATGCCGGGCGCGTGCTCGGCGAGCAGGGCGAACATGGCGGGCGTGGTGTGCTGGGTGCCGATGACGGCGTACCAGGCTTCGAGCGGGAGCTCACTCCCGTGCGCGCGGAAGACCTCTTGCCAGGACTGGAGGACGGCGGACTCGGTGTCGGCGAGCGTGCCGTCGAAGTCGAAAACCAGGGCGCGGGTGGGCACGGTTGCACCCTGCCCGGTGGGTGATCGGTCAGGCAAGTGGGGTGTGACGAGCCTCGAAGGCCCGCATCGCCTGTTCCCCGCGGAGGGCGAAGACGATCTCCTCGATGCCGCCGGGATCGGCCTGGCTGACGGTGCCGAGCGCGATCTCGGCGGCCGAGTCGAGGGGCCAGCGGTAGATGCCGGTGGAGATGGCGGGGAAGGCGACGGTCTTGGCGCCCAGGTCGTTCGCGACTTTCAGGGCGTTGCGGTGGCAGTCGGCGAGCAGCCCGGACCGGTCTTCGGTGGCCGACCAGACAGGGCCGACGGTGTGCACGACCCACTTGGCGGGCAGCCTACCGGCGGTGGTGGCGACCGCTTGGCCGGTCTTGAGGCCCTTCCCGTAGTGCCCGGCCCGCAGCTTCCGGCACTCGGCGAGGATCTCGGGGCCACCCTTGCGGTGGATGGCGCCGTCGACCCCGCCGCCGCCGAGGAGCGAGGAGTTGGCGGCGTTGACGACGACGTCGACCTCGAGGGTGGTGATGTCGGCGTCGAGGATCCGGATGCGCATGGGGTGATCTTCCCGGACAGAATGAGTTCGTGCTGCCGGATTCGTCGTCGGGGAGCGCGCTCGGACCCGTGCCGGACGACGAGCCCGATCCGCAAAGTCGCGTGGCCAGGGCACTCCGCCGCCGGTGACCCGCTCGCCCCAACGTCTTGAATGAGTCATTCAGGACCTCCGAAGACCTGAATGACTCATTCAAGACGCCGGCGCACCGCTGCGGACCGCACCGACCCGACCTTGCCGGGACCCTGACCTCTGGTGTCCATGCCGGACGTCGAAGCCGACTTCGATACCGGCCCTAGCCCAGGAAGAACTTCGTCAGCACCGGGGCCAGTGCCGCCGCCTTCACGATGTGCGTCTCGCCAGGCAGGGTCGTGTACTCCGCCGACGGCAGCACCTTCGCCAGCGATGACACCCCGTTGCGCATCCACTCCGGGCTCCGGCCGCCGTCGATGGCCAGGGTCGGGATCGTCACCTCCGGCCACGACGGCGTCAGGGGCTCGCCCGCCTGGCGGTTGCCCACCAGCGCCGTGTCGTACGGGAGCGTGTGGGCCACCTTCTTGAGCTTGGACCAGAACGGCATGATCCGCATCATCGCCACCGTCGCCTTGCCCAGGCCGACGCCTTCGGTCATGAACATCTTGACCGCCTTGCCGCGCTTGCCCTCGGCGAGCGCCGCGTCGAGGCGGGCCGGGTAGTCGGCCGGGACGCGGGGGCGGGTGGCGTCCACCACGAACGGGGGTTCGTACAGCGCCAGCTTCGGTGCGGGGAGAGTGCGGGCCGCTTCGAGGGCCAGTGCCGCGCCCGAGGAGATGCCGAACAGGAACGCTTCGCCGCCCGCTTCCTTCAGCAGCGCGGCGAGGTCCTCGACCTCGCGGTCGATCGTGTAAGGGCCGGTGTCGGTGCTTTCGCCGCGGCCCCGGCGGTCGTACGTGTACACGGTTAAGTGCGCGGACAGCTCCTTCGCGAGCGCGTCGTTCGGGGACGAGCCGCGGTAGCACATCGCGCCGTCGACCAGGACGAGCGCGGGGCCGGTGCCCGTGCGGGAGTACGCGATCTTCGTGCCGTCGGCGGAAGTCGTCGTGGTCATCGGGTCTCTCCTCGCGGCATCAGGTGGGCGGACGTCGTGGCGAGCCAGGTCCAGGCGAGCGCCACGGCCGCCCAGAAACCGAGGATGACGGCCGGGCTCGCCGAGCCGGACGCTACGCCGCCGAAGCCTACGAGGAACAGCACGCCGGTGAGCCGCGAGTACCACGCCCGGGCCGGCGGCAGGTGCGAGCCGATCGCGAAGCAGGCCCCGACCAGCGCGGCGAAGCCGACGCCGCCGCAGGCGAAGTGCAGCATGCCGTGCCAGCTCACCGACGCCGGCGGTCCGGCGGGCGTGCCCAGCGGGAAGCCGTCCTGCGGGTCGGCGCGGAAGATGCCCGCCAGGATCAGGCTGACGCCGTAGACCGCGAGCAGCCTCGGCCCCCATCTGCCGGGCAGGCCGCGGCGGAGGCCGGCCGCGGCGGCGAGCGTCAGCAGGCCCGTGACGACGAAGTTCGCGATCTGGACGAAGCCGAGCGAGCCGTTCGCCAGGATGCTCGCTGGGTGGCGCGTGAAGTCGAAGCCGGCGCGGGTGAGGCCTTGGAGGACGCCGACGCCGACGAAGACGGGTCCGGCGAGGATTCCGCAGGTCAGCAGCGTGCGGCTTGGCGTGGTGGTGTGGGCGGGAAGCGCTGTGGTGGTCATGCGGACAGCCTGACACCCGACCATTCGAGCTGTCAAGACAAAAAAAGTTGTCGGTGGTGCCGGTCAGGACGGCGCACTGCCGGTAAGGCGTCAGCCGCGGCGCAGGGTGAGGAGCGTGATCTCGCTGGGTGCGAAGACGCGGAACGGCGGACCCCAGAACCCGGTGCCGCGGCTGTTGTACAGCTGGGTCGGGCCGTGCCGGGTCAGGCCGGAGAGCGTCGGCTGGTCGAGGCGCACCAGGAGGTGGAACGGCCAGATCTGGCCGCCGTGCGTGTGGCCCGAGATCTGCAGGTCGACGTCGGCCTCGCGGGCCTCGCGCACCTGCTTCGGCTGGTGTGCCAGCAGCACCACCGGGACGTCGTCGGGGCGGCCGTCGAGCGCTGCGGGC is a genomic window of Amycolatopsis lexingtonensis containing:
- a CDS encoding roadblock/LC7 domain-containing protein, with amino-acid sequence MVNSGAHELDWLLDDLVKRVAGADRAVVLSSDGLLIGRSGNLSEEDAEHLSAVASAFQSLARGTGRHFGGGNVRQTMVEMDHAFLFVTAAGRGACLALLAREDADMGLVAYEMNLMVKRVGQVLTSAPRAGVQPTSP
- a CDS encoding DUF742 domain-containing protein, yielding MSARHEAWFDDEAGPLVRSYAVTGGRTRSDTLGLDLITLVVALRTAHEAGMLEPEYARIIALCQRPVSVAEVAARVDLPLPVVKVMLSDLIEQNLVLFRTAAPVQETPNRHVLQAVLDGIRKL
- a CDS encoding GTP-binding protein; its protein translation is MASGNSDPRRNLTATAVKVLIAGGFGVGKTTMVGSVSEVPPLRTEEVITTASEGVDDLSGVEQKTTTTVALDFGRITINPDLILYLFGTPGQDRFWFMWDELAEGALGAVVLADTRRLDSCFAAVDFFERRNLPFVVGVNCFDGAYRYGTEEVRQALDVGMDVPLLLCDARERESTKQVLTSLMEHVMARSDLAAAQGGY
- a CDS encoding DoxX family protein, with translation MTTTIARETQTTAAKKTQVAGIVTGASRIVISFLFGFHGLQGFGFFGGIDGQGGGVPFGSFPGWWGSVFELVGALLLLVGLASRPAAILLSGVMAYAYFTVHAPMGLLPLQNTGEPAAVYAWIFLLFAAIGPGRFALDTLVKRRR
- a CDS encoding NUDIX domain-containing protein codes for the protein MAGKRSAGLLLHRGRGEALEVLLGHMGGPFWAKKDAAAWSLPKGELEPDEEPEAAARREFAEELGLPAPSGEYVPLGEVKQSGGKVVTAWAVAGDLDPAAVVPGTFTMEWPPRSGRQQEFPEVDRVAWFSLAEAREKLVKGQLPFLDRLLASVAE
- a CDS encoding HAD family hydrolase: MPTRALVFDFDGTLADTESAVLQSWQEVFRAHGSELPLEAWYAVIGTQHTTPAMFALLAEHAPGIDPEALRPKSKARVYELLESLGPREGVETYLETAKEHGLKLAVASSSSGAWVNPHLERLGIARYFDAVLTGDRHKAKPDPDLYLAALAALETTASETIAFEDTPHGVTAAKAAGLTCVAVPNAITESLDFGQADVVLPSFAAKPLEALLGD
- a CDS encoding O-acetyl-ADP-ribose deacetylase → MRIRILDADITTLEVDVVVNAANSSLLGGGGVDGAIHRKGGPEILAECRKLRAGHYGKGLKTGQAVATTAGRLPAKWVVHTVGPVWSATEDRSGLLADCHRNALKVANDLGAKTVAFPAISTGIYRWPLDSAAEIALGTVSQADPGGIEEIVFALRGEQAMRAFEARHTPLA
- a CDS encoding alpha/beta fold hydrolase, which produces MTTTTSADGTKIAYSRTGTGPALVLVDGAMCYRGSSPNDALAKELSAHLTVYTYDRRGRGESTDTGPYTIDREVEDLAALLKEAGGEAFLFGISSGAALALEAARTLPAPKLALYEPPFVVDATRPRVPADYPARLDAALAEGKRGKAVKMFMTEGVGLGKATVAMMRIMPFWSKLKKVAHTLPYDTALVGNRQAGEPLTPSWPEVTIPTLAIDGGRSPEWMRNGVSSLAKVLPSAEYTTLPGETHIVKAAALAPVLTKFFLG
- a CDS encoding DUF998 domain-containing protein, with amino-acid sequence MTTTALPAHTTTPSRTLLTCGILAGPVFVGVGVLQGLTRAGFDFTRHPASILANGSLGFVQIANFVVTGLLTLAAAAGLRRGLPGRWGPRLLAVYGVSLILAGIFRADPQDGFPLGTPAGPPASVSWHGMLHFACGGVGFAALVGACFAIGSHLPPARAWYSRLTGVLFLVGFGGVASGSASPAVILGFWAAVALAWTWLATTSAHLMPRGETR